TGACATGCACTACTGTAGAACTTATTTTCCATCTGCTTTGCAATATGTGTTTGAATAGTTTTAGGTTCATTCGTGGCTAGAGCATAGGCATTTAGCTTCCTAGCTATTCTggttttttatatttatatgtaGTTTATTCGTGTCTTCGTATTTTCAGTTAAAATTTTCTGCTAGTGcagtttgcttttttttttttttggggtggaaTGATATCCTTGAATAAAAGAACATAAAGGTTTCATGAATACCTTTGATGCTCCAAGTGGCTtaccaaaaaatttcaagaaaattcaGTTGTTGGAGACAAAGTGAGAACATAACAGAAGATCCTAGAGCATGCAATTGAGATTTTAAGCTTGTCTCTCATATGATGGACCATCtggagattttttttcccaacaagtTAAAGaggttagaaaaaaaaatggagaaggcAGAGAGGTTCAGCAGAAGCTTATTAAAAGCAActattctttttccttctttgtcAACATGGTAAGACTAAGCTGCTTCAGATCAAAACTTACATTCTCCAAGAGAGGAAGGGCAGCCTTCTTGATCCATGATTTTATAAGGTGAGGTATGGCCTCTTTATTGCATTGCATAAGCAAAATTAGACCAGAAAGACTATAAGAGGTATAAAAACATCAGCATTACGAAATCTTCAGAGCACACCTCTCTTCTTTTCTATCGGGAGTCAAAGGCCTATGGCACCATGCAGTCTGCAAAATTCGAAACCACGTCTGCTATAAGTCCTCCAATGGAAAAATTGGTTTACCTCCACCAATAATCATCACTGATGCATTGAAAAGCACTGCATACCCATGAATAGACTAACATATAAAGGAAGACGCTAGTGATGACAAAGCCTACATTGTAATCAGCTGAAATATAGCTAGTGGCACACAAGATGCATGAGAATGAGAGTACAAATGGAAGTCGGGCTGGTTGGGATGTGGTGTTACAGGTGCAATCCAATAGGCGTACGAGAAATGAGTGAAAAACAAAATCCTAATATCTCATACTTTGTAGTAGAAAGATGCTAGAATGGTGTTGAATCTGTTGATGGGTTTGCCGAGAGTTACAGATGCTTAGCCAAAAGAGGAGTCATTTTGCACAGTGAAGCTGTGTCAATAGTTTTTCTCAAGTACTGGTTTGTGTTCACCACATGGCAACTCTCACTTATCTTACGAAGCGTTCTTGATCTTGTCTTCTGAACAAGGAACAAATTGTAACTAACCATTATATCTTCCCTAGCGGTGAcaaacaaattattattatttctattAGAAATTAGTAGTCAATATGGCTCTAAATGTAACCATTATTTCTATTGATCTTGAGACAATGAACTTCATTCTAGGAATTCCTCACTACATAGCTAAATGTTACAGCAATTATTTGATCATAGACTGATAGACATTTCACTAGACGTGAGGTTATAAGTTTTGTGGTAGCAAATAAAAAGTAACTAGCAATCATTTCAAAataattcttttccttttgtcatTCCTCGATGACCTAGTACCCAGAAATAATCAGCACTCAAGTGCCTAACGCCCTTTTACCTCATCTCCTTGGGCttccacaaacaaaaattgacaGAAATGATCAGATTAGTTTAGTCCCATTGCTGAATAGCAAATCTCAACAAAACACCTTAATACCTTAAACGGTCAGGTATCAGTACTTATGGTTTGTCAGTAGTGAAGCTCTTAGTGTATGAACATTCAAGAAGATTATGTAGTCCAATAACAtatcacgagagagagagagagagagagagagagagagagagagagatcacaaCATTTCTAACCTCTGCTTGAATCATCTTTATCTAAGGGAGTTTCTGATGTTGGAGAGGACGGTGCACTGCTCACAGATTCTCTAGCACCTATCATCATGGCAATAACCTCTCTCATAGTCGGTCTGCTAAGAGGGGATGAGCTGGtgcaaaataatgcaattttgaGAACCAGAGTCATCTCTTCAATAACCTTTCTTGCACTCAGATCCAGCCGTTTGTCAAATATCTCGGACATTGGCATGCCAGCATGGATTGATCTTCTCACCCAAGTGACCAGGTCCCCTCCCTGATCAAGGGGTTGCACTGGAGACCTCCCGGTAATAAGTTCCAGTAAAACAACTCCAAAACTATAAATGTCACATTTTTGGGTCACTTTCATTGTGTAAGCATAttctgaaacaaaaaaaaaaaaaaaacaagaatttgTTATGCAAAAAAACATTCTGTCATTTCCCACAAAGAAGTTAACGTTCtgatactactccctccatcccatattcTCGGTCCATCTTCCAGTTTTGAGATGTAGCAAATTGTTGGTCTATTTTGAAGTGAATGTATTGAATCGTTAGCTTATCAAAAACTACCCCTTACAGATAACGAGGGATTAATTCCAAAGTAAGAATAAAGGGTCAATACAGAAACAACAAaccttttattttgaatttgaatgcAATTGCTTCATGCCTCCTTAAAAAGTTACAATTCCCCAACGGGCACAAgaatatgggatggagggagtatactTTTCACCCTTCTAAGTACTAACATATTATAAGGATGAATAAACAACTTCCCATAAATGAGGCACTAAAAAACTTCACTCATTTAACAGTAAAACTTGGAAGTGGATGTCAATATATCATGAGGATTCTTACTAGCGTAATTTTCATAAGATTTCGCATGcaatgaaggaaaagaaaaggtaagatTGCTTGACAATACCCTTACCTGGGGCGATGTAGCCATATGAACCAGCAACAACAGACATGGATTTTGAGAAAGGAAAGTCAATCAATTTCGCCAAGCCAAAATCTCCCACACGGGCCTGAAGCTTTTCATCCAGCAAAATGTTGTTCGACTTGATATCACGGTGAATGATTTGGGGCTTGCAATCATAATGGAGATAGCACAAGCCTTCGGCTGCTCCAAAAGCTATTTTGTATCGAGCGCTCCAGTCCAGTAAACACGTTTGCTCATTCGCATGAAGTTGTTCTCCCAGACTGCCATTAGCCATATACTCATACAAGAGAACATTAGAGTCCTGGTGGTAGCAAAAGCCATAGAGCTTTACAATATTCCGGTGGCTGATCTTTCCAAGGGTTGATATCTCAGCATGAAAGCTGCTGTCAACACTAGCTCCTTCTCCACGAGACTTCAACTTTTTGACAGCAATCATCTTTCCATCAGTCATGACAGCTTTGTAGACAGTGCCACAGGCTCCCTTTCCTATGACTGCACCTGCTGAAAAATTCCCAGTAGCCTCCACAAGGTCCTGATATGTGAACCCTTCTTTGGGAAAGTAGTAATGATTATCTAACTCGTCTGGTTTCGCTTGGTCTTCAAGTGAAACGAAAGGAGGTTTTCGGCGTTTTATAAACAGACAAACAGCCACCGTGAAAACTAAAGAGATCAACCCTGCAATTACAGAGATAATGCTCACTAGCTTCTCCTTGGAAGAACCCTCCTTTAGCCAACTTCTCGATCGTGATCGGGTTGACGATGAGTGACAGCGGCTAACATTCCATCCGCATAATCCCTTGTTTCCAGCAAAATTGCTTGAATCCATCTTTTGGAAAATAGGGGTGTTCGGCAATGACCCAACCAGGTTATTGTTAGAAAGGTTGCACACCGTAAGACTCATCAACTCACCAATTGAAACTGGAATTTCACCCACGAGCTGATTGTCATTCAAATAGAGTGACTCTAGCATTTGTAAGTTCCCCAGATTTGCAGGAATTGTTCCGGAAAGAGCATTATGGCTAATATTAAGAGCAATTTGAAGATAAACAACTTGACCAAGCTCAACAGGGATACTGCCAGAGAAATAGTTCCCCCCCATTTGCAATTCGGTAAGGTGGGCCAGACCCCCTAAGGTACTTGGTATCGGCCCACTAAATCTATTATCAGAAAGCTTAAGCAATTCCAAATTTACTAGCTTGCCAAGTTCATCAGGAAGGTAGCCAGTGAACCGGTTTCTGCTAAGGTCAAGCCTCTGGAGCTTTGTACAATTACCCAACTCATAAGGAATGCTCCCAGAAAGCCGGTTGGAAGAGATATTGAATATGACAAGTGTCGCCAGTTCTCCAATCTCAGGAgggataaaacccaaaaaatagttatttgaCAAGAGCAACCTCTCTAAATTCCTAAGTTGCCCTAATTCTGGGGGTATAGGCCCGGAGAATCTATTCTGATACAGCTCCAGAGCAGATAGATTGTGAAGTTCAGAAAATTCAACAGGGAGGCTTCCTGTGAGCAAATTATCTCCTAGCATTAGATGTGTAAGGGACTTGCATGTTTTTAGACCATCAGGGATATTTCCGGATAACCTATTCGACCCAAGGCTGAGAAATGACAACTTCTGGAATTTACAAAGTTGAGGAGGTATGCTACCAACAAGACCATTGGCAGAGATGTCAAGAATAGAGAGGTTACTGTTAACTCCAATGAGAGGTGGAATGGTGCCTTGGAGATTATTATCAAAGAGTTGTAAATCCTCCAAGAGCATCAGGTTTTGAATCTCGGGGGGAATTACTCCCGTCAAATTATTTATGGACAAATCCAATCTCCACAACTGCTTTAACTGTCCAATCTCCCCGGGTATACTTCCTTGAAGGAGGTTTTCGAAAAGTTGAAGCAACTGGAGGTTTGAAATATTGCATAACTCTTTCGGAACAAAACCACTCAATTTATTCTCGGAGAGATCGATCTCAATTGTACTAAGACAACTTCCTAGCTCCCTAGGAATTGTCCCATTCAGCTGGTTGGTATAAAGGTACAATCTTTTCAACTGGGTTAATTTTCCAATCTCTTTGGGAATGCTTCCAATGAAAGCATTGCCATGCAAAGCAAGCAGCTCCAAGCTATTGAAGTTTCCGATTTCAGGAGGAATCTCACCAGACAAAAAGTTTTGCCAAAGCACCAAGTCAGTGAGATTCCTAAGTCTTTGAAGCTCTTTAGGAAAAGAACCCTCTAACCTATTCTGTGCCAACCCAAGTACCTCTAACCTCCCACATTTGCTGATTTCTGCTGGAATCGGGCCTGATAGAAAGTTTCGACCCGCCCTTAAAATCCTAAGCCTTTTCAACTTACTAAGGGACAAGGGGATCATTCCCGTGAGATTGTTACTGTAAATAACAAGCTCTTCAAGCAAAGTTAAGTTTCCAATCTCTTCTGGAATTTCACCATAGACATAATTCTCACACAGAGAAAGCTTTCTAAGGGAGGCCATTTCGAAAAGTTGGGTTGGCAATTCCCCATGAAATCTGTTAGTGCATAGGTCTAAAACCTCCAAATTATTGCAATGAGCAAGATCGCTAGGAATGTGACCAGAAATGAAGTTGGTCGACATGTTCAACTCAGTCAAGTAAGGCAGCTTACAAACGCATGAAGATAGATTACCAGACAAATTATAGGCCTTGAGATTGATGGAAGATACCCTAAAGTTATCAGCACATCCTATGCCGCTCCAATTGCATGGAGTTGAATCTAATGAGTTCCAACTTTGAAGATTATTAGAGGGATCAACAAGGGATTTTTTGAACTCCAAAAGAAAAGCCCCCTCTTCATTCAACGATTCAACGGGTATGAACGAGTAACAAACAATTAGAAGCAAATGCAAATGCAATTGAATGTGACAGTTCCACTCCCTCTCCATTTCCAAAGGAACAAAAACGATGGGGCATGGGGGGAAAGAAACTCTTAAATATTATTCAAGATTTCCATCATCACATCATCTGGAAGAGTTCACTAGCAAGAGTTGAAGCAACACATATATGTAATGCCAATTGGCGTGGTGGAATCAATAGTATATCAACATGCAAATTTGTGAGGGGAATTGGAAATATTCATGTAGTGCACAACATTAATTCCTAAGGGAGATAGAAAACAATTTCTCTATCAAAATTGGACAAAATGAAGAATTACCAGACGGAAAGAAGAAAGTTGGTGGGACAAAAACACAAGCGCCTTAGACGCGAAAGGAGGGAAACCAAAGAGTATCCTGCAATCAATTCAAGCATGCATGGAACCCAAAATAATGAACAAGAGAAAATATAGAGGAagagatgtgagagagagagagagggttgagGGCTGAAATTTACCAAGAAGGATTGATACGTACCCACTTGAGCCTACAATCTGCAGAGCAGTGTGAATGAATAAATAGGGAGATAGAGAGCAATAAAGATGAACagataaaagagagagagagtgtggcgaAATGTTAGGCAATGAGCCAAACTGCGAAGAAAAACCAATCACAAGAGGAAAACATGACACACTCGTTGAAGTTATATGGATCTATGGTTCACATCGGTTTCATAGTACTATACTATCTAATAAAAAAAGTCTAATATAATCCATGGTTCACATCGGTTTCATAGTATTATAccatataataaaaaaagtataataTAGGTGCGCGTAAATTGGTTCGAATACATCATCGAGTTACTCACGTATGAGTTATGTTCATGAACAAGTTGAATAGGAAAGGGTTATTAGGCTGTACGAACCCCACGAGAAAGACATGCCAACCTTTTAAGAAAATAGTGTCTGAGGAGGATTGATTGATGAGAGGGCAAGAAGCTCGAGAGGTCCAGCACCAGCACCAACCATGAGAGTCACGAGGAGTCAACGCGCGCCAACTTTACAGCTATGAATTTATCAAATTCAGTGCATGAATTGAatgtaagtgtgtgtgtgtgaatgtgagTGAGTGGCCTTGTTCTATCAACTGTTCCTCCCACATGGCCACATCCCACTTATTTCTTTTGATGTTATATGTTGTCCTTGTTCGTCTTCTACTTCCAAATCTTGATGATTTCCCATTGGTGGATGGGTGGACCGTGGTAGAATTCAATCTGTTGCTTTTTCataaaggggagagagagagagagagagacgagtcGTGGAAATTCGTAGATTATAATCTCCGCCATTGTTGCTGGTCCGTTGTTTCTGTTCTCTTTCCACTGTTTCAGAGTCTTGGTCCTGATCTGGAGTGTAATGATTTGCATGATGACAGTTTTCTGAAAAAAGTGCCCCCACTTGGGAATTTTCTGGAGAGAATGTCTTGTTTTTTGTTGTGCTGTAAAAAGGATGTTTACGGCACCAATCAGTCACAATCGTTTCTTCGCGCAATCAATGGTTaaaattcgtttttaattatgaccagtCACAATTAATTAttctccgaaaaagtttcattaacatcttgaCCATCCAAATCACTTTTGAACGGTCACGATTGAGTGCTGTAACAGTCGGAAATaagattttcccttttttttaaggATAAGATGCAAGGTTACTTAAACTTcgactaataatttttttctctgttcagtaaaagaaaaattatctaTGCCGAAAttagaaaattcacaaaaaataaaactttattgCAACTAGATGCTAGGAGTGAAAACCTTGAACATACCCGTGAGAATACACGCACACACCAACCAATCG
The sequence above is drawn from the Rhododendron vialii isolate Sample 1 chromosome 6a, ASM3025357v1 genome and encodes:
- the LOC131329474 gene encoding leucine-rich repeat receptor-like serine/threonine-protein kinase At1g17230 — protein: MEREWNCHIQLHLHLLLIVCYSFIPVESLNEEGAFLLEFKKSLVDPSNNLQSWNSLDSTPCNWSGIGCADNFRVSSINLKAYNLSGNLSSCVCKLPYLTELNMSTNFISGHIPSDLAHCNNLEVLDLCTNRFHGELPTQLFEMASLRKLSLCENYVYGEIPEEIGNLTLLEELVIYSNNLTGMIPLSLSKLKRLRILRAGRNFLSGPIPAEISKCGRLEVLGLAQNRLEGSFPKELQRLRNLTDLVLWQNFLSGEIPPEIGNFNSLELLALHGNAFIGSIPKEIGKLTQLKRLYLYTNQLNGTIPRELGSCLSTIEIDLSENKLSGFVPKELCNISNLQLLQLFENLLQGSIPGEIGQLKQLWRLDLSINNLTGVIPPEIQNLMLLEDLQLFDNNLQGTIPPLIGVNSNLSILDISANGLVGSIPPQLCKFQKLSFLSLGSNRLSGNIPDGLKTCKSLTHLMLGDNLLTGSLPVEFSELHNLSALELYQNRFSGPIPPELGQLRNLERLLLSNNYFLGFIPPEIGELATLVIFNISSNRLSGSIPYELGNCTKLQRLDLSRNRFTGYLPDELGKLVNLELLKLSDNRFSGPIPSTLGGLAHLTELQMGGNYFSGSIPVELGQVVYLQIALNISHNALSGTIPANLGNLQMLESLYLNDNQLVGEIPVSIGELMSLTVCNLSNNNLVGSLPNTPIFQKMDSSNFAGNKGLCGWNVSRCHSSSTRSRSRSWLKEGSSKEKLVSIISVIAGLISLVFTVAVCLFIKRRKPPFVSLEDQAKPDELDNHYYFPKEGFTYQDLVEATGNFSAGAVIGKGACGTVYKAVMTDGKMIAVKKLKSRGEGASVDSSFHAEISTLGKISHRNIVKLYGFCYHQDSNVLLYEYMANGSLGEQLHANEQTCLLDWSARYKIAFGAAEGLCYLHYDCKPQIIHRDIKSNNILLDEKLQARVGDFGLAKLIDFPFSKSMSVVAGSYGYIAPEYAYTMKVTQKCDIYSFGVVLLELITGRSPVQPLDQGGDLVTWVRRSIHAGMPMSEIFDKRLDLSARKVIEEMTLVLKIALFCTSSSPLSRPTMREVIAMMIGARESVSSAPSSPTSETPLDKDDSSRDCMVP